Sequence from the Helianthus annuus cultivar XRQ/B chromosome 13, HanXRQr2.0-SUNRISE, whole genome shotgun sequence genome:
acacgaacaagaaatcgCAGGAATTTACGATCAAAAGTAAACCCACAAAGGGGGCAACGATTGAAATTAAAACAGCAACTAGAACTAGAACAGAGGTATAGTTTACTTTTTGGGAGCGTGATTATGGGGAAAAGTGGTGGTTCGAACGCACGCATGCACCTAATGTGAAGAACATTTGCAGGGATGAATCAACTGAATCTCTCCTCCATTCCAGCAGTGTTTTTCTCGTCTATACTAATTACTAAACTCACCTGGAATGGAACAGGGAAGGGAAAAGAAGACCGTGTGTCACCGACGAAGACACCCCCCCTAACTTTTGACATAGGACATAAACACCTTCAAacactcacctaagaggtgagtcccctctcttacgcccaaccaatcgtcttatgccacgtcaactctcttcttaaactcccctaacaccctaaattgatggcggcactcccctcatAGGTGACtcggttttttaatttttttttgtttatttatttgttgaaaatatacatgtttataaaaaaatatcaataaaaattaaatataatttaacaaaagacattttaaagtagaaaataaaaaaaattaaattcaaactagaaaataataattaaagtcaaactagaaaattaaaatcacattcaaactagaaaattaaaattacattaaaactagaaaattaaaattttagaaatcgcatggccacccgtacttgttagcgatttcgcgctttcgggcgaggatgaacggcaacatacttggcggagcatcgtcgtgcggcttgaggaatgttttcatatctcgatcgtaattgtagtttttcatcgtctctcgttgttccgatatgagctagcgagcctccgactctcttttttTTCTCAATTCGATCGCCTCCAATTCTATCGCTTGCTTtgcttctttcatggcggtgtactctttgaattgtgccgccaactcggccgagcttccctcggacgatgtagcttgacgcttgtctcgccgttgtggtctttgtggcgaggggtcttcgttcatatccggtatcgaagggtccacgtcaacgggctttcttttatgtgccgaaccttcaccttcctcacccaacaatgggacttgggcccatttctcgtgtcttcgaacgacctcccacgccTCGACATGTTGAAAACCGTTCGGAAATCTATCTTTAAATTCTGTTAACGCGACTTTCATCACGTCGAGATCCTTACATCCGCTtcctcgtgtgcgatcctacatattataaaataataaaaatatacaatataaaataataagtgttaaaaaaatatgaacttagtaaagaaaattaaaaatatacaatgttaaaaaaaatataatttttaccgcttgttggtataggccgttgaaaaagtttattttcgccatcatcgggttccatttagaccgtacttgatgaacggtccggttacttccaccgacggttttgtgaaaatgatctaaaatcttacgccaaaaactatcgcgattttgttgattgcccttcttTTTGTTGGTAGAGCGGTGACTCTTACGCCTCGACATGGGATggttatttatatatgttttaaaaaagtgaattttttatttaaaaatcggACCGTTGCAAAGTTACCGTTCCTCAATCTTCGTGCAATCACAGCGGTGACTCCACACCGATATCACTCCCCGATTCGGGTCCCCgcgttgatggcggcggtgttcccgatcggggacaaCGGTCACCGAATGAGCTCCCCGCTTACGCCCCGTGCACCCTAAACAAAACTCCCCCCAACTTTCACAATAAATTAATACCACCAAACTTTTACAACTTCACTCTCTCGTCTCGTCTTTAAGCAAGTTACATATTCACTTTTAGCTTTTGATAATTAACAACTTTAACCATTCAAACTTTTCTCCTTGATAACACATTACTATACTTTCTTTTATCCCTGTCTAAAATATTTTTATGACTTTACCCCGCAATGACCGACACACACTCTTTTTTATGTTAATGATGTTAATGTTACGCACATAACATGTGTAAAAAGTATACAATGTGTAACGTCGCGTGCGGGTACCACAAACTAATGTCATCATCGTACAATGTAACCACAATGCTCATATATGTTACACTCAGTCAGATTGGATACGTTGAAACAttcgttttcatatggttaacacatcacataacgtgCTACTAACTATAAACAACTAAGGAGTTGCCACCACAACGCACGGCCTATTGCAACAACCTAGAGTATATGAAATGGTAAAATTAACTACATGAGTTCTAGTTTATACACTATTATAATCTATTCAAATTAAAAAtaatgaaatgctcgttaatatggtgtaattttttttcttaaagtTATTATCATATGAAAAAGTTATATCTCTTTGAAAGTGGATTTACAAATTTATAATGCCTTTCTCTTTGAAAACCTTTTACACTTCGTACAAACTGGATCTTCTGTACAATAATGATTCCCATCTAATTTAATCATacaaattgccaaaatcgtccctgaggtttgggcatttTTGTCAGATTCATCCAAAATAACTTTTTTGGACCATATTGCCCTTCACTTTTCagactttttgccattttcatccaaacgtcttaactttttttttcgccaaaatcgtccttgagttttgggatttttttgctattttcatccaaatgtctgatagaaaaaacaaaacaaattagatgtttggatgaaaatgacaaaaagtctCAAAAGTGAAGGACAATATGGTACAGAAAAGTTATTTTTTATGAAACTGACAAACATATCTaaacctcatggacgattttgacaatttactcatTGATAAATTGAAATGATGAATTACGTAACGTAAATAAATAATGGTAACTTAAGTAAATAGACAAAAAcaaaatatctctaaaagaaaaaaaaagtaaattataATAAAAGTTTTATATTAATTAAGTGAAGTAATTAATGTGTTTTTGATAAAGAAAAGAATTTGTATCAATATATACTTTAAGATTTATAAAGGGTGTGTTTCATCCCTCAATGGGCCGGGAGGATGCCCAATAAATTGCCGGAAGCCTAGTGTCTAGAGGTGCAAAGGTGCACAAAATGGTTTCTTCTCTAGGTGGTTCGGTTAAAATGGTTTTTTCTCTAGTCGGTTCAGTTAATCGAACAAGCAGGCTTATCTCATTTTTCTTTAACCcttttttttcacattttttgGTTATTCCTTTGGCcggtttttttcttatttttttggtTAACTGGTAAACAATTAAGACCGGTTTCTTTTAAAAAAATTCTCAAACCGGTTACGAACCTATGGCTAAAAAACACTAATCAATTATTAACCAATTACAATTTCAGTTAATGGATGGTTTCAGTTATTTTACGGTTATGTTGTGCACCTCTGCTGGTGCTTTCTATCTTACAATACTTTTGCCCGATATGatcacataatatatatatatatatatataattttataattttataattgGATTATTAGGCAATTGTATTCATAAAGGgttatattattttttagattttggaaaaaaaatacaAGTTTGGTTCTTTATCTTGATACCCTTTTCCAGGCGTTGTCATTTTCAACGAATTTTGACAGGTTCTGCTTATAGGAAAAGTTGTTGTATTTCTTATCATTTAGCACTAACGCAAccaaattttttttgttaaatttggtcgtgtaagggcatttttgtcatttcacctAAAAGGACTAAATTAATAAATCAAAAATTAAAATATTTAGTTAAAATATTTAAATTACTAAATAAAAATTAAagtttaaaaatttatatttataatatatacaaataaCAAATATCTATCGATATATTACTTATCTCTCCCCtctcacctctctctctctccccagCCACCCCTAACCCACGACCACCTCCACCGGAGTTTAATCGGAGAATTGAACGGCCTTAGAAATCCCTAGAACTTCTAGTCGTTGCCTGTAAAATAAACAAATATGGATCCATGTAAATGCACTCAACCAACGTTCCCATGCCACCACTTCCTACCACCACAACCTTCACTGCCCCCACCCACCACACCTTAGCCTTCATCGCCACCTCTGCCCACTACCACCTCAGCCTTCTCCGCCCTAACCACCCCACCTTAGCCTTCACCGGCCACCACAACCCACACAACCTACTTTCTCCCTCCAACCATCACAACCCACTCGATTGtctgttctctctctctctggccATCCCTTTCTTTCAGTTCATCACTACAACCACCCTACCCCCAATTTCAAACCGCAATCGAAATCGTAACCCCTATTATAAACCAAAACCAACCCCAAATCGGAACTCTAACCCCAAATCATCCACCATAACCCACCCCTTCTCAGGTTTATCTCTCTCTCCATCCGActgtctctctctctcatctcacTCTCGGTTTATCTCTCTATCTCACacacaatctctctctctctctacatttTAATTTGAAGGCTGATGAGAGTGGTGGATGGTTGAGATGCAGTTGATGATGGTGGTTGCGGTGCTGGATGGTAATTATGTTGCTGGATGGTGGTTGAGGACACCATAACCCTGTTATATGGGGTccacatgatcagatttaacaagaaaaactaACTGGATTAGGGCCAAAGGAAGTAACATGCATGGATTTTTCCTATAAAGGCCAAAACCTATCAAAATTCGTTGAAAATGACACCGTCTGAAAAATGGTATTataataaaggacaaaacgtgtaattTCTGATCAGAAAACACCAATACTAATATAACCAATAATATCAAATTATGTTTTTCAGAATTATTAAAAGACATTCCTAGGATATTTTTATGACCattataaatccaaatgaattgTTAAAAGCAAGAATATAAGTCAATTCACTCAAACATGAGATgacaaagtgtcacaccccaaccgatggggGGCGGCACTGACcaaaacagattgttcagaagtttccataacaattatcagtactattcaatttaaagtaacatgtctcATACCATGTCTCAATCAATAatcaaattattacagacaaaatctaggaaaataattctgttccgacaactcagatttagaTAAGTATCAATtatttatctgcttctagagactcttgTTGCAAGATCTatagacaactatgctctagacgcttattctagcATCGCcttcctagcaaataagcatcctaattacctgtcacatacgttaaaataaaagtcaatacacatagtgtgaAGGTGGGTATACAagtttagtaatagcatatagagtttgaattcgtttacgcataaccagcacgtacacagaggaaaacgaagcatgttaattatcgacacggatctatcgataccaatgactacgggttgactgcccaaggcagttcgcaatacatgattaccaccataatcTATACAAGTAATtttcctt
This genomic interval carries:
- the LOC118485937 gene encoding uncharacterized protein LOC118485937, encoding MMAKINFFNGLYQQADRTRGSGCKDLDVMKVALTEFKDRFPNGFQHVEAWEVVRRHEKWAQVPLLGEEGEGSAHKRKPVDVDPSIPDMNEDPSPQRPQRRDKRQATSSEGSSAELAAQFKEYTAMKEAKQAIELEAIELRKKRESEAR